Part of the Desulfurococcus sp. genome is shown below.
AGAAGACGCTTGAGTTCTCAGTTATAGCAACGTAGTCGATAGCTATGGTTGGTACCTCTGCGATTACTGTTCTCCTTATGGAGTTCACTATGTGGAGTGGAATACCTTTAAGGTAGAGCTTAATGTGGTAGGGGCTCTTCTCTAGGACAACTACATCCAAGCTGCTAACACCCTTAAATTCCTACAGTCTTCTACCTCTCCTTCCTCCAGGCCTCCTAGTGGTATCGTGGGGTATCGGGGTTACATCCTCTATCCTACCGATTATGAATCCAGCTCTAGCCAGCGCTCTTATAGCTGCTTGAGCACCTGGTCCAGGAGTCTTAGAGCCGTGGCCTCCTGGAGCTCTTACTTTTATGTGGAGTGCTGTAATACCTTTATCCATGGCTTCACTAGCACTTCTGGATGCAGCCATCATTGCTGCATAAGGACTCGGCTTCTCCCTGTCAGCTCTGACAACCATCCCGCCACTCCATCTACTTACTGTTTCAGCCCCCGTGATGTCGGTTATATGCACTATTGTATTATTCGAGCTACTATAGATGTGTGCTACACCCCACTTCAACTCTCGAGCAGAGAACGCCATCCACTAGTCACCCCTCTACGCTAACCTTCTTTTTCAGCGGGCTGAACTGGTAGTAGTCGATTAAAGGCTCTAAGTCAACTGGGATCAGCATTCCCGGAGAGCGTATTCTTCTACCAGCGACAGCTATGTGACCATGGGTTATTAGCTGTCTAGCCTCGTGTATGGTTCTAGCCAGCCCCTTCCTGTAGACAATTGTCTGCAGGCGTCTCTCTAGTAGGTCTTCAACCTTTAAGTTTAACACGTCATCTAGTTTTGCACCTTCTCTAAGAAGCCCTAGTTTTACTAATCTCTCCACAAGTGCTTTCTCCTCTCTTTCTCTTACTTCTGGGGGAGCAGCTAGTAGCGACCTAGCTCTATGCCTAAAGTACCTTACTATTGAAGCAGCCTTCCAAAGCTCCCTCTTATTTCTTAATCCGTAAGCACCCAGCAGCTTCATCTCGTAGGCTAGCACATCGCGGCGCCAGGGGTGCCGGGGCCCCTCATATGTTCTCCTGGACTTACGTGGGTCACCCATCTCATACCACCCTACTTACCACTCTGGCTTTGAGCCTGACCCGACTTCTTCCTTACACCTACTGTCACACCTGTCCTACCCGTTGTCCTTGTTCTCTGCCCTCTAACCTTTAATCCTAGTGCATGCCTTATACCACGCCAGCTCTTAATCCTCTTTTCTCTCTCAATATCCTCCTTCACATAGTAGATTAAGTCAGCACCAGTTAAGTGCATGTCTTCACCAGTAGTGTAGTCCTTCCGCCTGTTGTAGAGCCATGGAGGAATACCATGCCTGCCTGGATTCCGTACAGCCTCCTCAATGCTTTTTACCTGCTCATCAGTGAGATAGCCTACCCGCTGCTCAGGGTTTAAGCCTAGTACCCTGCATATAGCTAAGCTGAAAGTATAGCCTAATCCTTTAACTTCTGAGAGACCGTAGACTAACGGTAGGGTTCCATCTACATCTGTCCCTAGTATTCTAACGATCTGCTTGAAGCCTTCACTACTCAAAGCCTCCCACCATTCTCGTAAGCATACACGGCTATCATCATAGTTAGCTAGTATAAGCCTTTTAAAGCTTATTTTCAGGCTCTAGAGTCCAACTAAACTATATCAGCAGGCATAGAAAGGAAAGAATTTAATCCTGGATTCTACTCCACTAGAGTAAGGGTGCCGGGGTGCCCGAGCGGCCTAAGGGGCTGGCCTTGAGAGCCAGTGGGCTCACGCCCGCGCGGGTTCAAATCCCGCCCCCGGCGCTACCTGTCTCCTACTACGTTAAACTCTGCTCTCTAAGAGCTGAGTGCATAGTAGAATAGAGTAGTCTTAGTGGAGTCTTCTGGAGGAGTTTACGTTGAAGTAAATCTTCTAGGAGTATTATGTTGAAAATAGTAGAGTAGAGAATTGACCGCTTAGATCTCTATCTCCATCCATACTTCAGGTGGTATTCTAACTCTTATTAGCTGCTTCATTACTCTTTCATCTTCAGCTATGTATAGTAGTCTCTTATGTATCCTCATCTCCCACTTCTCGTACTTCTTCTTACCCTCCCCGTGGGGTAGCTTTAATGTTCGAACTCTAAGCTTCTTGGTGGGTAGTGGTGTAGGGCCTTTCACTCTGACACCAGTTTTCTTCGCTATATCAACAATCTTACCGACAAAGTCGTCTAGTACTTTTACATTCGTGCTCCAAATCTTGATTTTAACCATTCTTACAGTGGACATGGCGGGAGTCCCTCTAGCTGCTGTATAGTTAAGCACTCTAGAAGCAGGAATGCTTATAGCATTAAAAAAGCCTTAGCTACTTCTTGGCGGCTACCTGGGCAGGCTTTACTTCTAGTACTTGCCCGACTCCGACTGTTTTACCCATATCTCTCATAGCGAATCTGCCTAACGCCGGGAAGTCAGCGAACTTCTCGACTACTAGCGGCTTTATAGGCTTGAACTTCACTACTGCTATATCACCCTGCTTCAAGAACTGCGGGTTCTTCTCGAGCTCCTTGCCTGTTCTAGGATCTAGCTTCGAGGTTATCTCCACTATCTTGCAGGCTACGCTTGCAGTGTGAACGTGTATAACTGGCGTGTAGCCGACTGCTATGGCTGTTGGATGCCATACTATCATTATTCTAGCAGTGAACTCGTCAGCTACAGTCGGCGGGTTCGTTGGGTGTCCTGCAACATCTCCACGCTTGATATCCTTCTTCTCAACACCCTTTACGTTGAAGCCTATATTGTCGCCTGGCTCAGCCTTCTCTATTTTAACGTGGTGGGTCTCAATGCTTCTAACCTCGCCGACAACGTTTGGCGGCATGAAGACTACTTTATCGCCGACCTTTAATACTCCTGTTTCAACTCTTCCAACTGGTACCACGCCGACACCAGATATACTGTAGACGTCTTGTATGGGTACTCTGAGAGGCTTATCCACCGGCTTTGAAGCTGGCGGCTGCAGGGAGTCTAAGGCTTCTACAAGCGTGGGGCCGTTATACCACGGCATGTTCAGTGATCTCTCTATGAGGTTCTCGCCAGTCCAAGCTGATATCGGTATAAAGGGTATCTTTGATGTATCGTAGCCTAACCCCTTCAGGAATTTACTCATAACTTCCTTGATCTCATTGTACCTCTTCTCGCTGTAAGGAGGTTCTGTTGCATCCATCTTATTTATAGCTACAATCAACTGGTTTATACCCATGGTTCTAGCTAGAATAGCGTGCTCTCTTGTCTGGCCTTCAGCGCTCATGCCAGCCTCGAACTCACCTTTCCTAGCGCTTACCACTAGTATTGCAGCATCAGCCTGGCTGGCACCAGTAATCATGTTCTTCACGAAGTCCCTGTGCCCTGGTGCATCTATGATAGTGAAGAAGTACTTCTTGCTCTCGAATTTCATGTATGATAGTGCTATTGTTACTCCGCGCTCACGCTCCTCTTTCATTCTATCAAGTAGCCACGCGAACTTGAAGCTCTCCTTACCCGTCTTCTTAGCCTCCTCTTCGATCATCTTCATTGTTTTCTCATCGAAGTACCCTAGACGGTAGAGTATCTGGCCTGTCATTGTGCTCTTACCGTGGTCGACGTGCCCTATTATGATCAAGTTTAGGTGCGGTTTCTGCGGTGCACTCATCTAAACCACCCTTTCACATTCTTCTATACATTAACACGTAGAGTAGTATATAAGTCTCAGGTGCTTATAAAATGTTTCGTATTCTGCTCAAAAGCTGCTTCCCTAGCAAGACAGAAAATCACAGAGGATGTTTTCTCAGGGGCTGAAAGCTTGAGAAACTCTGTGGAGCTAGTGGTTGAGGAGGCTACCTGCTGCTTAAAGCTATCCTCTCAATTTCTTCCTTCTTCTGTATAGCATAGCTCTTCGGGTCATTTAGTGCAGCTAGGATTATTTCTTCAGCTAGAGCCTCCTCTATGGATATAGGGTTACGGAAAGCCTTCATTCTAGCACCCTCGGTTAGATGCCTAAGAGCGAGGTCTATCCTCCTCAATGGTGATACGTCAACTGAGACATGATACGTTATTCCACCATACATTATTCTCGTTGTCTCCTCTCTAGGAGCACTATTCTCTATAGCTCTCACTAAG
Proteins encoded:
- a CDS encoding 30S ribosomal protein S11 — encoded protein: MAFSARELKWGVAHIYSSSNNTIVHITDITGAETVSRWSGGMVVRADREKPSPYAAMMAASRSASEAMDKGITALHIKVRAPGGHGSKTPGPGAQAAIRALARAGFIIGRIEDVTPIPHDTTRRPGGRRGRRL
- a CDS encoding 30S ribosomal protein S4, with amino-acid sequence MGDPRKSRRTYEGPRHPWRRDVLAYEMKLLGAYGLRNKRELWKAASIVRYFRHRARSLLAAPPEVREREEKALVERLVKLGLLREGAKLDDVLNLKVEDLLERRLQTIVYRKGLARTIHEARQLITHGHIAVAGRRIRSPGMLIPVDLEPLIDYYQFSPLKKKVSVEG
- a CDS encoding 30S ribosomal protein S13, with product MSSEGFKQIVRILGTDVDGTLPLVYGLSEVKGLGYTFSLAICRVLGLNPEQRVGYLTDEQVKSIEEAVRNPGRHGIPPWLYNRRKDYTTGEDMHLTGADLIYYVKEDIEREKRIKSWRGIRHALGLKVRGQRTRTTGRTGVTVGVRKKSGQAQSQSGK
- the rpsJ gene encoding 30S ribosomal protein S10, whose protein sequence is MSTVRMVKIKIWSTNVKVLDDFVGKIVDIAKKTGVRVKGPTPLPTKKLRVRTLKLPHGEGKKKYEKWEMRIHKRLLYIAEDERVMKQLIRVRIPPEVWMEIEI
- the tuf gene encoding translation elongation factor EF-1 subunit alpha, whose amino-acid sequence is MSAPQKPHLNLIIIGHVDHGKSTMTGQILYRLGYFDEKTMKMIEEEAKKTGKESFKFAWLLDRMKEERERGVTIALSYMKFESKKYFFTIIDAPGHRDFVKNMITGASQADAAILVVSARKGEFEAGMSAEGQTREHAILARTMGINQLIVAINKMDATEPPYSEKRYNEIKEVMSKFLKGLGYDTSKIPFIPISAWTGENLIERSLNMPWYNGPTLVEALDSLQPPASKPVDKPLRVPIQDVYSISGVGVVPVGRVETGVLKVGDKVVFMPPNVVGEVRSIETHHVKIEKAEPGDNIGFNVKGVEKKDIKRGDVAGHPTNPPTVADEFTARIMIVWHPTAIAVGYTPVIHVHTASVACKIVEITSKLDPRTGKELEKNPQFLKQGDIAVVKFKPIKPLVVEKFADFPALGRFAMRDMGKTVGVGQVLEVKPAQVAAKK